A single window of Streptomyces sp. NBC_00464 DNA harbors:
- a CDS encoding helix-turn-helix domain-containing protein codes for MTTVAPDTGVGPLLRSWRERRRISQLELALRADSSARHISFIETGRSRPSEEMVLRLAGHLDVPVRERNALLVVAGYAPRYTETALDDPAMGALREGMDRLLRGYDPYPAFVVDGLYTVVAANQGMTRMLDGVAEHLLTPPLNAMRLTLHPDGLAPRIRNLREWRADLLAQMERQIALVRSAELRALYEEVAGYPVSAEAAEVEAEGDADRAAPSSSVPFALPLMIEHGGRLLSFVASIATFNTPMDVTVAELAIETLLPADAATATYLRSLIC; via the coding sequence CAGCCAGCTGGAGCTGGCACTGCGGGCGGACTCCTCGGCCCGGCACATCTCCTTCATCGAGACCGGCCGTTCCCGCCCCAGCGAGGAGATGGTCCTGCGGCTGGCCGGCCATCTGGACGTGCCCGTACGGGAACGCAACGCCCTGCTGGTGGTCGCCGGTTACGCCCCGCGCTATACGGAGACCGCCCTCGACGACCCCGCGATGGGCGCGCTGCGCGAGGGCATGGACCGGCTGCTCCGGGGGTACGACCCGTATCCGGCGTTCGTCGTTGACGGCCTGTACACCGTGGTGGCTGCCAATCAGGGGATGACCCGGATGCTGGACGGGGTGGCGGAACATCTGCTTACCCCGCCGCTGAACGCGATGCGGCTGACCCTGCACCCGGACGGGCTGGCCCCTCGGATCCGTAATCTGCGGGAGTGGCGGGCCGATCTGCTGGCCCAGATGGAGCGTCAGATCGCCCTGGTCCGTTCGGCGGAGCTGCGTGCGCTGTACGAGGAGGTGGCGGGCTACCCCGTGTCGGCGGAGGCGGCGGAAGTGGAGGCGGAAGGCGATGCGGACCGGGCCGCGCCCTCGTCCTCGGTTCCCTTCGCGCTGCCCCTGATGATCGAGCACGGCGGCCGGCTGCTCTCCTTCGTCGCGTCCATCGCGACGTTCAACACCCCGATGGACGTGACGGTCGCGGAGCTGGCCATCGAGACGCTGCTGCCGGCCGACGCGGCCACCGCCACGTATCTGCGGTCGCTCATCTGTTGA
- a CDS encoding YoaK family protein, protein MPVVLREAWTTLVPDMNDRHGPLPPLMLALTVVTGLVDAVSYLELGHVFVANMTGNVVFAGFAFAGAPGFSLAASFVALGGFVAGAVTGGRIVHRSHAHRGRMLLHALCAETLSVLAALVVTLFSGSPYAGGVRFTLIALLALGLGLQNAVARALAVPDLKTTVLTLTITGIASDGRLAGGPGSKAGRRVLSAAAMLAGALVGAVAVLHGHPILPLLLAVVILALVCLAAQVLARADAPWALPVVNR, encoded by the coding sequence CTGCCCGTGGTGCTGCGTGAGGCATGGACCACCCTCGTACCGGACATGAACGACCGGCACGGCCCGCTGCCGCCGCTCATGCTCGCCCTGACCGTCGTCACCGGACTGGTCGACGCCGTCAGCTATCTGGAACTGGGCCACGTCTTCGTCGCGAACATGACCGGCAACGTGGTCTTCGCCGGATTCGCGTTCGCCGGAGCCCCGGGGTTCTCCCTGGCCGCCTCGTTCGTCGCCCTCGGCGGGTTCGTCGCCGGGGCGGTGACCGGAGGACGGATCGTCCACCGCTCCCACGCCCACCGCGGCCGCATGCTGCTGCACGCCCTGTGCGCGGAGACGTTGAGTGTCCTGGCCGCACTGGTCGTCACGCTCTTCTCGGGCAGCCCGTACGCCGGCGGCGTGCGCTTCACCCTCATCGCGCTGCTCGCCCTCGGCCTCGGCCTGCAGAACGCCGTCGCGCGGGCGCTCGCCGTTCCCGATCTCAAGACGACCGTGCTGACCCTGACCATCACCGGCATCGCCTCCGACGGCCGACTGGCCGGGGGACCCGGCAGCAAGGCCGGCCGCCGGGTCCTCTCGGCCGCGGCGATGCTGGCCGGTGCCCTCGTCGGGGCCGTGGCCGTCCTGCACGGCCATCCGATCCTGCCGCTCCTGCTGGCCGTGGTGATCCTCGCCCTGGTGTGCCTGGCCGCGCAGGTCCTGGCCCGGGCCGACGCCCCGTGGGCCCTGCCCGTCGTCAACAGATGA
- the secD gene encoding protein translocase subunit SecD, whose product MTRATTVRAVLAAAVLLVSVLIALTMSPRLGLDLQGGTRMVLQAKDSDTAKADRESTDRTLEVLRKRIDSLGVTEPTLTRSGEDRIIVELPDVQDPRKAADVIGRTAQLSFHAVQGPGTPGGEGLTLPDEQDRTLALGPAALSGAGVKEASAAFDAQQGAGWSVSLDFHKDAGRDWTRLTGEAACHPVQDERRRVAIVLDKQVISSPQVSPTVACNTGLPSGSTQITGSFSADEARELALLIQGGALPVPVEIVEQRTVGPTLGAAAIDASARAALIGAAATALFITLVYRLFGALAAAALGAYGVISYAALVALGVTLTLPGLAGFVLAIGMAVDANVLVFERAREEHALRPGKSLRTSLTAGFRHAWSAVADSNVTTLIAAGLLFFLGSGPVKGFGVTLGIGVLASMFSALVIARALTETAARSRFVSDYRGVNGIASPGRVRTWIARRDPQLMRSPRRWLLVSTVLIAVAVTGILVRGVNLGVEFTGGRLVEYATSRPVDVDSARTALAGAGFGEAEVTTAGAGDISVRTGNLDNDGEHALRAALAVEGGETTKVRDELIGPSLGDELRRNALIALAIAVLVQLGYLAIRFRWTFAVASVGALVHDVIILVGAFAWLGRTVDGIFLAALLTVIGYSVNDSVVVFDRVRELWAKARKEPLSAVANRAVLQTVPRTVNTGMGALFILVALAVLGGDSLADFALALLIGIVVGTYSSVMTAVPAALLLERSSKAPPPARAPRRKPGAGQRDPLDNGARV is encoded by the coding sequence ATGACCCGCGCCACGACGGTGCGGGCGGTTCTGGCTGCGGCCGTACTGCTCGTCTCCGTGCTCATCGCACTGACCATGTCCCCCAGACTCGGCCTCGATCTCCAGGGCGGCACCCGCATGGTGCTGCAGGCCAAGGACTCCGACACCGCCAAGGCCGACCGGGAGAGCACCGACCGCACGCTGGAGGTGCTGCGCAAGCGCATCGACTCGCTCGGGGTCACGGAGCCGACCCTGACCCGCTCCGGCGAGGACCGGATCATCGTCGAACTCCCTGACGTCCAGGACCCGCGCAAGGCCGCCGACGTCATCGGCAGGACCGCCCAGCTCAGCTTCCACGCCGTACAGGGCCCCGGCACACCGGGCGGCGAAGGGCTGACGCTCCCCGACGAACAGGACCGCACCCTCGCCCTCGGCCCCGCCGCGCTCTCGGGCGCGGGCGTCAAGGAGGCATCCGCCGCGTTCGACGCCCAGCAGGGCGCCGGCTGGAGCGTCTCCCTCGACTTCCACAAGGACGCGGGCCGGGACTGGACCCGGCTGACCGGTGAGGCGGCCTGCCACCCCGTCCAGGACGAACGGCGCCGTGTCGCCATCGTCCTCGACAAACAGGTGATCTCCTCGCCGCAGGTCTCCCCGACCGTCGCCTGCAACACCGGCCTGCCCTCCGGATCCACTCAGATCACCGGCTCCTTCAGCGCCGACGAGGCCCGCGAACTCGCCCTGCTGATCCAGGGCGGAGCACTGCCCGTGCCCGTCGAGATCGTCGAGCAGCGGACGGTCGGCCCGACGCTCGGCGCCGCCGCCATCGACGCCAGCGCCCGCGCCGCCCTCATCGGCGCCGCAGCCACGGCGCTGTTCATCACCCTCGTCTACCGGCTCTTCGGCGCGCTCGCCGCCGCGGCTCTCGGCGCCTACGGAGTCATCTCGTACGCCGCGCTGGTCGCGCTCGGCGTCACCCTCACGCTGCCCGGACTCGCCGGGTTCGTGCTGGCCATCGGGATGGCGGTCGACGCGAACGTGCTGGTCTTCGAACGGGCGAGAGAGGAACACGCACTCCGCCCGGGCAAGTCCCTGCGCACCTCGCTCACCGCGGGCTTCCGGCACGCCTGGAGCGCCGTCGCGGACTCCAACGTCACGACGCTCATCGCGGCGGGCCTGCTCTTCTTCCTCGGCTCGGGACCGGTCAAGGGCTTCGGCGTCACGCTCGGCATCGGCGTCCTCGCGTCGATGTTCTCCGCGCTCGTCATCGCCCGCGCCCTCACCGAGACGGCCGCCCGTTCCCGGTTCGTCAGTGACTACCGGGGCGTCAACGGCATCGCGAGTCCCGGCCGGGTACGGACCTGGATCGCCCGCCGCGATCCGCAGCTGATGCGCTCCCCCCGGCGCTGGCTGCTGGTCTCCACCGTCCTGATCGCGGTCGCCGTGACAGGCATCCTGGTGCGCGGCGTCAACCTGGGCGTCGAGTTCACCGGCGGCCGGCTCGTCGAGTACGCCACCAGCCGCCCCGTCGACGTGGACAGTGCCCGCACCGCGCTGGCCGGTGCGGGCTTCGGCGAAGCCGAGGTCACCACAGCCGGTGCGGGCGACATCTCCGTGCGCACCGGGAACCTCGACAACGACGGCGAACACGCACTGCGCGCGGCCCTCGCCGTGGAGGGCGGCGAGACCACCAAGGTCCGCGACGAACTCATCGGACCCAGCCTGGGCGACGAACTGCGGCGCAACGCCCTGATCGCCCTGGCCATCGCCGTGCTCGTCCAACTGGGCTATCTGGCGATCCGGTTCCGCTGGACGTTCGCCGTGGCCTCCGTCGGGGCGCTCGTCCACGACGTGATCATCCTGGTCGGAGCCTTCGCCTGGCTGGGCCGCACCGTCGACGGCATCTTCCTGGCGGCGCTCCTCACCGTCATCGGGTACTCCGTCAACGACTCGGTCGTGGTCTTCGACCGGGTCAGGGAACTGTGGGCGAAGGCCCGCAAGGAGCCCCTCTCCGCCGTGGCGAACCGGGCCGTCCTGCAGACCGTCCCCCGGACGGTCAACACCGGTATGGGCGCCCTGTTCATCCTCGTCGCGCTGGCGGTGCTGGGCGGCGACTCGCTCGCGGACTTCGCCCTCGCCCTGCTGATCGGCATCGTCGTCGGTACGTACTCCTCGGTCATGACCGCCGTACCGGCCGCCCTCCTCCTGGAGCGCAGCAGCAAGGCCCCGCCGCCCGCCCGCGCCCCGCGCAGGAAGCCCGGGGCCGGGCAGCGGGACCCGCTCGACAACGGGGCGCGCGTGTAG
- a CDS encoding rod shape-determining protein — MRSLRDGQRQARSVHRQHRPHPQHRGITRGLAIDLGSSRTRAWIPGQGVVTDTGSDQAGAYGHDGRPVRRGRIVDAESCGRMLARIADTALGADRSDTVIVLSHPVLAGPGDRAAVREILTALGPSSVIVLDSARAAAACAGPQDGGPLLVVDIGAELTEVTLLVDGRVRDARLAETGTSDLDPGETPTAVVRAVLDMVTGMWHQDLNGALLGALRRGPLLAGGGALRPDITHRIAGSLGAPVRLADDPATTVVRGAGLILSSVLRHASAAPALPGRSG, encoded by the coding sequence ATGCGTTCTTTGCGCGACGGACAGCGGCAGGCTCGCTCCGTTCACCGGCAGCACCGGCCGCATCCGCAGCACCGCGGGATCACCCGCGGGCTCGCGATCGACCTCGGCAGTTCGCGCACGCGCGCCTGGATCCCCGGGCAGGGAGTCGTGACGGACACCGGATCCGACCAGGCCGGTGCGTACGGACACGACGGCCGTCCGGTCCGGCGCGGCCGCATCGTCGACGCCGAGTCCTGCGGCCGGATGCTCGCCCGGATCGCCGACACGGCCCTGGGCGCCGACCGCAGCGACACGGTGATCGTCCTCAGCCACCCCGTCCTCGCCGGACCGGGAGACCGCGCCGCCGTCCGGGAGATCCTCACCGCGCTCGGCCCGTCGAGCGTCATCGTCCTGGACAGTGCCAGGGCCGCTGCCGCCTGCGCCGGACCGCAGGACGGCGGCCCGCTCCTCGTCGTCGACATCGGTGCCGAGCTGACCGAGGTGACCCTCCTCGTCGACGGAAGGGTCCGCGACGCGCGCCTGGCCGAGACCGGGACCAGCGATCTGGATCCCGGTGAGACGCCCACCGCCGTCGTCCGGGCCGTCCTGGACATGGTCACGGGGATGTGGCACCAGGACCTGAACGGCGCGCTCCTCGGAGCCCTGCGCAGGGGCCCGTTGCTCGCCGGAGGCGGTGCGCTGCGCCCGGACATCACCCACCGGATCGCGGGCAGCCTCGGCGCCCCCGTCCGGCTCGCGGACGATCCTGCGACCACGGTCGTGCGCGGCGCCGGGCTGATCCTCAGCTCCGTGCTCCGCCACGCCTCCGCCGCACCGGCTCTGCCCGGCCGATCCGGGTGA